Proteins from one Bacteroides zhangwenhongii genomic window:
- a CDS encoding ABC transporter permease produces MINIGQYIEVAINWMMVHFSTFFDAVNAGIGSFIIGFQHILFGIPFYITILVLAALAWMKAGRGTAIFTALGLLLIYGMGFWEATMQTLALVLSSTCLALIVGVPLGVWTANSPRAEKILRPVLDLMQTMPAFVYLIPAVLFFGLGAVPGVFATIIFAMPPVVRLTGLGIRQVPKNVVEASRSFGATRWQLLYKVQLPLALPTILTGVNQTIMMSLSMVVIAAMIAAGGLGEIVLKGITQMKIGLGFEGGIAVVILAIILDRITQGMAGRKNKKD; encoded by the coding sequence ATGATAAATATAGGACAATATATAGAGGTGGCCATCAATTGGATGATGGTACATTTTTCCACTTTCTTTGATGCCGTGAATGCAGGCATCGGTAGTTTTATTATAGGATTCCAGCATATACTTTTCGGAATACCTTTTTATATAACCATCCTGGTGCTTGCTGCACTTGCATGGATGAAAGCAGGGCGTGGTACGGCAATTTTCACTGCATTAGGATTATTATTGATTTATGGAATGGGATTTTGGGAGGCTACAATGCAAACCCTGGCTCTCGTTTTGTCATCTACCTGTCTGGCTCTAATTGTTGGTGTACCTTTGGGAGTATGGACGGCAAACAGTCCGCGTGCAGAGAAAATACTCCGTCCTGTTCTCGACTTGATGCAGACGATGCCTGCTTTTGTTTATCTGATTCCTGCCGTTTTGTTTTTCGGATTGGGAGCAGTGCCTGGAGTGTTTGCCACTATTATCTTTGCTATGCCTCCTGTAGTCCGCCTTACCGGATTGGGAATCCGACAGGTTCCTAAAAATGTAGTGGAAGCTTCTCGTTCGTTCGGGGCTACCCGTTGGCAACTGCTATATAAAGTACAGCTTCCTTTGGCACTGCCTACCATCCTGACCGGTGTAAACCAGACAATAATGATGTCACTTTCTATGGTTGTAATCGCTGCAATGATTGCTGCCGGTGGTTTGGGGGAAATTGTATTGAAAGGTATCACCCAGATGAAGATCGGACTTGGGTTTGAAGGTGGTATAGCGGTAGTTATTTTAGCTATCATCTTAGACCGTATCACGCAAGGAATGGCAGGAAGAAAAAATAAGAAGGACTAA
- a CDS encoding glycoside hydrolase family protein produces the protein MNSKLFMVVAGITFLTACNVPGENEMKWFDRAVNTSEHQLLYMAEKLKHEPDTLCFPRSLKDGEYRLEKPSDWTSGFFPGSMWLAYELTANEKLAKQARLYTDRLEAMQYYTKNHDLGFMMFCSYGQGIRLKPEPADSLILVHSSESLCTRFEPKVGLIRSWDFGNWSYPVIIDNMMNLEMLFWASEQTGNSKYREIAIAHADKTLKNHFRKDMTSYHVVSYLPEDGTVESKGTYQGYDDESSWARGQAWGVYGYTMCYRFTKQHVYLKAAYKIAEFIMSHCPSEKDFIPYWDYNAPNIPNEPRDASAAAITASALLELSGYGDEKRGQKYFRYAEQILKQLSSETYLAREGENHGFILMHSVGSFPHNSEVDTPLNYADYYYLEALKRYKEVKSNGYMR, from the coding sequence ATGAATAGCAAACTTTTTATGGTGGTAGCGGGAATTACTTTTCTGACTGCTTGTAATGTTCCGGGAGAAAATGAGATGAAGTGGTTTGACCGTGCGGTGAATACATCCGAACATCAATTGCTCTATATGGCAGAAAAATTGAAACACGAACCGGATACCCTCTGTTTTCCACGTTCTTTAAAAGATGGAGAATACCGGTTGGAAAAACCTTCCGATTGGACTTCCGGTTTTTTCCCGGGTTCTATGTGGCTGGCGTATGAACTTACAGCTAATGAGAAATTGGCGAAACAGGCACGTTTGTATACAGATCGTCTGGAAGCGATGCAATATTATACAAAAAACCATGATTTGGGTTTTATGATGTTTTGTAGTTACGGGCAGGGTATCCGTTTAAAGCCGGAACCTGCGGACAGTCTGATTCTCGTTCACTCTTCCGAAAGTCTTTGTACACGTTTTGAACCGAAAGTCGGATTGATTCGTTCCTGGGACTTTGGGAATTGGAGTTATCCTGTCATTATTGATAATATGATGAATTTGGAAATGCTTTTCTGGGCATCGGAACAGACAGGTAATTCGAAGTATAGGGAGATTGCCATAGCACATGCTGACAAAACATTGAAAAACCATTTTCGGAAAGATATGACATCTTATCATGTAGTCAGTTATTTGCCGGAAGATGGTACGGTCGAATCGAAAGGTACTTATCAGGGATATGATGATGAATCGTCTTGGGCACGTGGTCAGGCTTGGGGTGTATATGGATATACCATGTGTTATCGTTTCACGAAACAACATGTTTATTTGAAAGCGGCATATAAAATCGCAGAATTTATAATGAGTCATTGTCCGTCCGAAAAAGATTTTATTCCTTATTGGGATTATAATGCTCCAAACATACCCAACGAACCTCGAGACGCTTCGGCTGCTGCCATCACAGCTTCCGCATTGTTGGAGTTAAGCGGGTATGGAGACGAAAAACGAGGGCAGAAATACTTCCGTTATGCAGAGCAAATCTTGAAACAGCTTTCTTCAGAAACATATCTGGCAAGGGAAGGAGAGAACCATGGATTTATTCTTATGCATTCGGTCGGTAGTTTTCCACATAATAGTGAAGTCGATACTCCGCTGAATTATGCCGATTATTACTACTTGGAAGCTTTGAAACGATATAAAGAAGTCAAGTCTAACGGGTATATGCGATAA
- a CDS encoding quaternary amine ABC transporter ATP-binding protein — MSKIEIKDLYLIFGHEKQKALKMLKKDKSKAEILKDTGCTVGVKDANLSINEGEFFVIMGLSGSGKSTLLRCINRLIRPTAGQVLVNGVDISKISEKELLQVRRKELAMVFQNFGLLPHRSVLSNIAFGLELQGVKKGEREKKAMESMKLVGLKGYENQMVGELSGGMQQRVGLARALANNPEVLLMDEAFSALDPLIRVQMQDELLALQSKMKKTIVFITHDLSEAIKLGDRIAIMKDGEVVQVGTSEEILTEPANDYVARFVENVDRSKIITASSLMIDKPLVARLKKEGPEVLIRKMRAKNITVLPVIDADDKLVGEVRLNDLLKLRSRQEKSIETVVRTEVHSVLEDTVLEDMLPLMTKSNSPVWVIDETREFLGTIPLSSLIIEVTGKDKEEINEIIQNAIDL; from the coding sequence ATGAGTAAAATAGAAATAAAGGATTTGTACCTTATCTTTGGTCATGAGAAGCAGAAAGCACTCAAGATGCTGAAAAAAGATAAGAGTAAAGCGGAAATTCTGAAAGATACCGGTTGTACGGTAGGAGTGAAGGATGCCAATCTTTCAATAAATGAAGGAGAGTTTTTTGTGATAATGGGCCTCTCGGGAAGTGGAAAATCGACATTACTGCGCTGTATCAATCGTTTGATACGTCCTACTGCCGGACAAGTCCTTGTAAATGGAGTCGATATATCTAAAATATCCGAAAAAGAACTATTACAGGTTCGCCGGAAAGAGCTGGCAATGGTTTTCCAAAATTTCGGTTTGTTGCCTCACCGCTCTGTATTGAGTAATATTGCGTTCGGCCTTGAACTTCAGGGAGTGAAGAAGGGAGAGCGTGAAAAGAAAGCGATGGAAAGTATGAAGCTTGTCGGACTGAAAGGATATGAGAATCAGATGGTAGGTGAACTTTCCGGTGGAATGCAACAGCGTGTCGGATTGGCACGTGCCTTGGCCAATAATCCCGAAGTTCTTTTAATGGATGAGGCTTTCTCAGCTCTCGATCCTCTGATTCGCGTACAGATGCAGGATGAGCTACTGGCCTTGCAATCAAAGATGAAAAAGACAATTGTCTTTATTACTCATGATTTAAGTGAAGCAATTAAACTAGGTGACCGTATCGCGATTATGAAAGACGGAGAAGTGGTGCAGGTAGGTACTTCGGAGGAAATTCTGACTGAACCGGCTAACGATTATGTAGCCCGTTTCGTTGAAAACGTGGACAGGAGCAAAATTATTACCGCCTCTTCTTTAATGATTGACAAACCGTTGGTGGCTCGTCTGAAGAAAGAAGGTCCCGAAGTTTTGATTCGTAAAATGCGTGCAAAGAATATAACTGTATTACCTGTAATAGATGCCGACGATAAACTGGTCGGGGAAGTGCGCCTGAACGATTTGCTTAAATTACGTAGCAGGCAGGAAAAATCCATTGAAACAGTTGTGCGTACAGAAGTACATTCTGTGTTGGAAGATACAGTGTTGGAGGATATGCTTCCTTTAATGACAAAGAGCAATTCACCGGTATGGGTGATAGATGAGACACGCGAGTTTTTAGGAACAATCCCACTTTCATCTTTAATCATCGAAGTGACCGGGAAAGATAAAGAAGAAATAAACGAAATAATTCAAAACGCAATAGATTTATGA
- a CDS encoding glycine betaine ABC transporter substrate-binding protein, which produces MRIYKLVGIVLSALLLLASCADSGPNKKKVKIAYANWLEGIAMSHLAKVVLEEQGYEVELQNADLAPIFVSISGKNSDVFLDTWLPITMKDYMDQYGDSIEFLGEVYGEARVGLVVPQYVAINSIDELAANKDRFSSEIVGIDAGAGIMKTTDKAISAYGLDGYTLMTSSSSTMLASLKKAMDKGEWIVITGWTPHWMFDQFDLKFLDDPKKVYGDLEEIHAIAWKGFSKKDPFAAEFFGNIKLTTEELSSFMTAMKDARMDEEEIARKWRDEHRQLVDSWIPKSDNCQTKKKQLSDE; this is translated from the coding sequence ATGAGAATATATAAATTAGTAGGAATCGTACTGTCCGCTCTGCTTTTGCTGGCTTCCTGTGCAGATTCCGGCCCAAATAAGAAAAAAGTAAAAATAGCCTATGCCAATTGGTTGGAAGGAATAGCCATGAGCCATTTGGCAAAAGTGGTACTGGAAGAACAAGGATACGAGGTTGAACTACAGAATGCTGATCTTGCCCCTATCTTCGTATCCATATCCGGAAAGAATTCAGATGTCTTTCTAGATACCTGGTTACCGATAACGATGAAAGACTATATGGATCAGTATGGTGATAGCATCGAATTTTTAGGAGAAGTATATGGAGAAGCACGCGTTGGGTTAGTCGTACCTCAATATGTTGCCATTAATTCCATTGATGAATTGGCTGCCAATAAAGATCGTTTCTCTTCTGAAATAGTGGGAATTGATGCCGGAGCAGGAATTATGAAGACTACAGACAAGGCCATCTCTGCTTACGGCCTTGACGGCTATACCCTCATGACTTCAAGTAGCTCAACCATGTTGGCGTCTTTGAAAAAAGCGATGGATAAGGGAGAATGGATTGTCATTACAGGTTGGACACCACATTGGATGTTCGATCAGTTTGACCTGAAATTCTTGGATGATCCGAAGAAAGTATATGGAGATCTGGAAGAAATACATGCCATTGCCTGGAAAGGTTTCAGTAAAAAAGATCCATTTGCCGCTGAATTTTTCGGTAATATCAAATTAACGACAGAAGAACTTAGCTCTTTCATGACAGCTATGAAAGACGCTCGAATGGACGAAGAAGAGATTGCACGCAAATGGCGGGATGAACATCGGCAGTTGGTGGATAGCTGGATACCGAAGTCTGATAATTGTCAGACGAAAAAGAAACAATTGTCAGACGAATAA
- a CDS encoding ATP-binding protein — MEAFYRTHAYLVEHTNAPVRRDLMDEIDWSDRLIGIKGTRGVGKTTFLLQYAKEKFGTDRSCLFINMNNFYFSGHSIVDFANEFQKRGGKVLLIDQVFKHPEWSKELRMCYDRFPNLKIVFTGSSVMRLKEENLELRDIAKSYNLRGFSFREFLNLQTGMKFRAYSLEEILSTHEQIAKGVLSKVRPLDYFQDYLHHGFYPFFLEKRNFSENLLKTMNMMVEVDILLLKQIELKYLSKIKKLLYLLAVDGPKAPNVSQLASDIQTSRATVMNYIKYLADARLINLVYPKGEEFPKKPSKIMMHNSNLMYSIYPVKVEEQDVLDTFFANSLWKDHKIHKGDKNFSFIVDEVMPFKICLEGAKIKNNPNVTYALHKAEIGRGNQIPLWMFGFLY; from the coding sequence ATGGAAGCATTCTATCGCACACACGCCTACCTTGTTGAGCACACCAATGCCCCCGTTCGCCGTGACCTTATGGATGAGATTGATTGGAGCGACCGCTTGATTGGTATCAAAGGGACACGTGGCGTAGGAAAAACCACTTTCCTGCTCCAATACGCAAAAGAGAAATTCGGGACCGACCGCTCTTGTCTGTTCATCAACATGAACAACTTCTACTTCTCGGGACACAGCATTGTGGACTTTGCCAACGAATTTCAAAAACGCGGTGGAAAAGTACTACTCATCGACCAAGTGTTCAAGCACCCGGAATGGAGCAAGGAGTTACGTATGTGTTACGACCGCTTTCCAAATCTGAAGATAGTCTTTACCGGTTCGTCCGTGATGCGGCTGAAGGAAGAAAACCTTGAATTGCGCGATATTGCAAAAAGCTATAACCTGCGCGGATTTTCTTTCCGTGAATTCTTGAACTTGCAGACCGGTATGAAGTTTCGGGCTTACAGTCTCGAAGAGATCCTAAGTACTCATGAACAGATTGCCAAAGGAGTGCTTTCCAAGGTACGTCCGTTGGATTATTTTCAGGATTACCTACATCACGGATTCTATCCGTTCTTCCTCGAAAAGCGCAACTTTTCGGAGAATCTGCTAAAGACAATGAACATGATGGTGGAAGTGGATATCCTACTTCTCAAACAAATAGAACTGAAATATCTTTCAAAGATAAAAAAATTACTATATTTGCTCGCTGTCGACGGACCGAAGGCTCCAAATGTCAGCCAGTTGGCAAGCGACATACAAACATCCCGCGCTACGGTGATGAATTACATCAAGTATCTGGCGGACGCACGACTCATTAATCTGGTTTATCCGAAAGGGGAAGAATTTCCGAAAAAACCTTCGAAGATAATGATGCACAACTCCAACTTGATGTATTCCATCTACCCGGTGAAAGTAGAAGAACAGGATGTATTGGACACTTTCTTTGCAAACTCTTTATGGAAGGACCATAAGATACACAAAGGAGACAAGAATTTCTCTTTTATCGTAGACGAAGTGATGCCGTTCAAGATTTGCCTGGAAGGTGCAAAGATTAAGAATAACCCGAATGTGACGTATGCGTTGCATAAGGCAGAAATAGGTCGGGGCAATCAGATACCTCTCTGGATGTTCGGCTTTTTATATTAA
- the nifJ gene encoding pyruvate:ferredoxin (flavodoxin) oxidoreductase, producing the protein MTKQKKFITCDGNQAAAHISYMFSEVAAIYPITPSSTMAEYVDEWAAAGRKNIFGETVLVQEMQSEGGAAGAVHGSLQAGALTTTYTASQGLLLMIPNMYKIAGEFLPCVFHVSARTLASHALCIFGDHQDVMSARQTGFAMLAEGSVQEVMDLAGVAHLATIKSRVPFMNFFDGFRTSHEIQKIEMLENDDLAPLIDQEALAEFRARALNPMNPVARGMAENPDHFFQHRESCNNYYEAVPAIVEEYMNEISKITGRKYGLFDYYGAEDAERVIIAMGSVTEAAREAIDYLVANGEKVGLVAVHLYRPFSAKHFLAAVPKTAKTIAVLDRTKEPGANGEPLYLDVKDCFYGVENAPVIVGGRYGLGSKDTTPAQIIAVFKNLAMPMPKNHFTIGIVDDVTFTSLPQEEEIALGGEGMFEAKFYGLGADGTVGANKNSVKIIGDNTDKHCQAYFSYDSKKSGGFTCSHLRFGDTPIRSTYLVNTPNFVACHVQAYLHMYDVTRGLRKNGSFLLNTIWEGEELAKNLPNKVKKYFAQNNISVYYINATQIALEIGLGNRTNTILQSAFFRITGVIPVEQAVEQMKKFIVKSYGKKGEDVVNKNYAAVDRGGEYKTLTVDPAWANLPDDTKAENNDPAFINEVVRPINAQDGDLLPVSAFKGIEDGTWYQGTAKYEKRGVAAFVPEWNPENCIQCNKCAYVCPHASIRPFVLDAEEQKGAKFEQLKAVGKVFDGMTFRIQVDVLDCLGCGNCADICPGNPKKGGKALTMKHLESQLAEAENWTYCVDNVKTKQHLVDIKANVKNSQFATPLFEFSGACSGCGETPYVKLISQLFGDREMVANATGCSSIYSGSVPSTPYTKNENGHGPAWANSLFEDFCEFGLGMELANEKMRARIVKVMNEAIAADCTPAEAKELFAEWINNMLDADKTKELAAKIIPMVEANKDKCNHCKQIAELQQYLVKRSQWIIGGDGASYDIGYGGLDHVIASGKDVNILVLDTEVYSNTGGQSSKATPVGAIAKFAAAGKRVRKKDLGLMATTYGYVYVAQIAMGADQAQTLKAIREAEAYPGPSLIIAYAPCINHGLKAGMGKSQEEEEKAVKCGYWHLWRYNPALEEEGKNPFQLDSKEPNWEDFQGFLKGEVRYASVMKQYPNEAEELFKAAEANAKWRYNSYKRLAKENWGAE; encoded by the coding sequence ATGACTAAACAGAAGAAATTCATCACTTGTGATGGTAACCAGGCTGCAGCACATATCTCGTATATGTTCTCTGAAGTAGCTGCTATCTACCCCATCACTCCTTCTTCGACTATGGCTGAGTACGTAGACGAATGGGCTGCCGCAGGACGTAAAAATATCTTCGGCGAAACAGTATTGGTACAGGAAATGCAATCTGAAGGCGGTGCTGCCGGTGCAGTTCACGGTTCTCTTCAGGCTGGTGCGTTAACTACTACTTACACTGCTTCTCAGGGTCTTCTCCTGATGATCCCTAATATGTACAAAATTGCCGGTGAGTTCTTGCCTTGCGTATTCCATGTATCTGCTCGTACATTGGCTTCTCACGCATTGTGTATCTTCGGTGACCACCAAGACGTAATGTCAGCTCGTCAGACTGGCTTCGCTATGTTGGCTGAAGGTTCCGTACAGGAAGTTATGGATTTGGCCGGTGTTGCTCACTTGGCTACTATCAAATCACGCGTTCCGTTCATGAACTTCTTCGACGGTTTCCGTACTTCTCACGAAATCCAGAAGATTGAAATGTTGGAAAACGATGATCTTGCTCCGCTGATCGACCAGGAAGCTTTGGCTGAGTTCCGTGCCCGCGCACTGAACCCGATGAATCCGGTTGCTCGTGGTATGGCTGAAAACCCTGACCACTTCTTCCAACATCGTGAATCATGCAACAACTACTATGAAGCAGTTCCTGCTATCGTAGAAGAATACATGAATGAAATTTCTAAGATTACAGGCCGCAAATATGGTTTGTTCGACTACTACGGTGCTGAAGATGCAGAACGCGTAATTATCGCTATGGGTTCTGTAACAGAAGCTGCCCGCGAAGCTATCGACTACTTGGTAGCAAACGGTGAGAAAGTAGGTTTGGTTGCCGTACACTTGTATCGTCCGTTCTCTGCTAAACACTTCCTGGCTGCTGTACCTAAGACTGCCAAGACTATCGCAGTTCTTGACCGTACTAAAGAACCGGGTGCTAACGGTGAACCTCTTTATCTTGACGTTAAAGACTGCTTCTATGGTGTTGAAAACGCTCCTGTTATCGTTGGTGGTCGCTACGGTCTGGGTTCAAAAGATACTACTCCTGCACAGATCATCGCAGTATTCAAAAACTTGGCTATGCCAATGCCGAAGAACCACTTCACTATCGGTATCGTAGATGACGTTACTTTCACTTCTCTTCCGCAAGAAGAAGAAATCGCATTGGGCGGTGAAGGTATGTTCGAAGCTAAATTCTACGGTTTGGGTGCTGACGGTACGGTAGGTGCTAACAAGAACTCTGTGAAAATTATCGGTGATAACACTGACAAACACTGTCAGGCTTACTTCTCATACGACTCTAAGAAGTCAGGTGGTTTCACTTGTTCTCACTTGCGTTTCGGTGATACTCCGATCCGTTCTACTTATTTGGTTAACACTCCGAACTTCGTTGCTTGTCACGTTCAGGCTTACCTGCACATGTACGACGTAACTCGCGGTTTGCGTAAGAATGGTTCTTTCTTGCTGAACACTATCTGGGAAGGTGAAGAACTGGCTAAGAATCTGCCAAACAAGGTGAAGAAATATTTCGCACAGAACAATATTTCCGTATACTATATCAACGCAACTCAGATTGCATTGGAAATTGGTTTGGGTAACCGTACCAACACTATCCTTCAATCTGCGTTCTTCCGTATCACAGGCGTTATTCCTGTTGAACAAGCTGTTGAACAGATGAAGAAATTCATCGTTAAGTCTTACGGCAAGAAGGGTGAAGATGTTGTTAACAAGAACTATGCTGCTGTTGACCGCGGTGGTGAATACAAGACTTTGACTGTTGATCCTGCTTGGGCTAACCTGCCGGATGACACTAAAGCTGAAAACAACGATCCTGCATTCATCAACGAAGTAGTTCGTCCGATCAATGCTCAAGACGGTGACTTGTTGCCTGTATCTGCATTCAAGGGTATCGAAGACGGTACTTGGTATCAAGGTACTGCTAAATATGAAAAACGTGGTGTAGCCGCATTCGTTCCTGAATGGAATCCTGAAAACTGTATACAGTGTAATAAGTGTGCATACGTTTGTCCTCACGCTTCTATCCGTCCGTTCGTACTCGACGCTGAAGAACAGAAGGGTGCTAAGTTCGAACAGCTGAAAGCCGTAGGTAAAGTATTCGACGGTATGACATTCCGTATCCAAGTTGACGTTCTCGACTGTCTGGGTTGCGGTAACTGTGCTGACATCTGTCCGGGTAATCCGAAGAAGGGTGGCAAGGCATTGACAATGAAACACCTTGAAAGTCAGTTGGCTGAAGCTGAAAACTGGACTTACTGCGTTGACAACGTGAAGACTAAACAACATCTTGTTGATATCAAAGCCAACGTGAAGAACTCTCAGTTCGCTACTCCGCTGTTTGAGTTCTCAGGTGCTTGCTCCGGTTGTGGTGAAACTCCGTACGTGAAATTGATTTCTCAATTGTTCGGTGACCGTGAAATGGTTGCTAACGCTACCGGATGTTCTTCTATCTATTCTGGTTCTGTTCCTTCTACACCTTATACAAAGAACGAAAACGGACACGGTCCTGCTTGGGCTAACTCACTGTTCGAAGACTTCTGCGAATTCGGTCTGGGTATGGAATTGGCAAACGAAAAGATGCGTGCACGTATCGTGAAAGTGATGAACGAAGCTATCGCTGCTGACTGTACTCCTGCTGAGGCTAAAGAATTGTTCGCTGAATGGATCAACAATATGTTGGATGCAGACAAGACTAAGGAATTGGCAGCTAAGATCATCCCGATGGTTGAAGCTAACAAGGATAAATGCAATCACTGCAAGCAAATCGCTGAACTGCAACAATATCTTGTAAAACGCAGCCAGTGGATTATCGGTGGTGACGGTGCTTCTTACGATATCGGTTACGGTGGTCTTGACCATGTAATCGCTTCCGGTAAGGACGTTAACATCCTCGTTCTGGATACTGAAGTTTACTCCAACACTGGTGGTCAGTCTTCTAAGGCTACTCCGGTAGGCGCTATCGCTAAGTTCGCTGCTGCAGGTAAGCGCGTACGTAAGAAAGACCTCGGTCTGATGGCTACTACTTACGGTTATGTATATGTTGCTCAGATTGCTATGGGTGCTGACCAGGCTCAGACTCTGAAAGCTATCCGCGAAGCAGAAGCATATCCGGGACCATCTTTGATTATCGCTTATGCTCCGTGTATCAACCACGGTCTGAAAGCCGGTATGGGTAAGAGCCAGGAAGAAGAAGAAAAGGCTGTTAAGTGTGGTTACTGGCATTTGTGGCGTTACAACCCTGCTTTGGAAGAAGAAGGCAAGAATCCGTTCCAATTGGATAGCAAAGAACCGAATTGGGAAGACTTCCAAGGTTTCTTGAAGGGTGAGGTTCGTTACGCTTCTGTAATGAAACAATATCCTAACGAAGCAGAAGAACTGTTTAAAGCTGCTGAAGCAAACGCTAAATGGCGTTACAACAGCTACAAACGTCTGGCTAAAGAGAACTGGGGTGCTGAATAA
- a CDS encoding MGMT family protein, whose protein sequence is MKDYKVDKAKFSASFCQEVHQVVCDIPVGKVSTYGEIAALLGMPQCSRMVGRALKQVPEGISVPCHRVVNASGRLVPGWTEQKQLLLKEGISFKQNGCVDLKKHLWNYSASE, encoded by the coding sequence ATGAAGGATTATAAAGTAGACAAGGCAAAGTTTTCTGCGTCTTTTTGTCAAGAGGTGCATCAGGTTGTTTGTGATATTCCGGTAGGAAAGGTTTCTACCTATGGAGAGATTGCCGCATTATTAGGAATGCCTCAATGTTCCCGTATGGTAGGGCGCGCTTTGAAACAAGTACCGGAGGGTATATCTGTTCCTTGCCATCGAGTAGTCAATGCATCGGGGCGCCTTGTACCCGGCTGGACAGAGCAAAAGCAACTCTTGCTGAAAGAAGGGATTTCTTTCAAACAAAATGGATGCGTAGACTTGAAAAAGCATCTTTGGAATTACTCTGCTTCTGAATAA
- a CDS encoding LruC domain-containing protein produces the protein MKKKTVLFASCLLGTLAFSSCEKNLYDESKQPEKELQMKDLDIPADFQWKLTRTAEGTVSAKTSTMVSLFLDEKCSEKEKIATILVHDGESKLPLSIPTYVKTLYAQYETGPNEKESISVRINEDGSFSLPIAQSVTTQTRSVTRGSDKDTGHDIEEDIRYSQGVVYHPKKDWGTIMYEDQFPILGDYDFNDFVINYKVKFNAYKKKGNEYMSDLMTIKLRIKARGGIYLYYPYLRLKEIDQKDVESVKITDPKTTDKEFEVKYMDKEKFIIDCSDLILNLPQPAGSRYFNVEKTALVDTEELPEFEIEIKLNTAKEVKEILEDDEFDLYIARKDGDKTEIHANGIEPAFYKYPFNNPDLLPVYESDGDEEDDNYYFSKERLIWGLRVPGNVAHAIEAADFLKAYPGFKKWATSGGKNEQNWYGQGNADKSLLIYND, from the coding sequence ATGAAAAAGAAGACTGTTCTATTTGCTTCTTGTTTGTTAGGAACCTTAGCTTTCAGTTCCTGTGAGAAGAATCTTTATGATGAAAGCAAACAGCCTGAAAAGGAACTCCAAATGAAAGACTTGGATATACCTGCGGATTTCCAATGGAAATTAACTCGAACTGCCGAAGGTACAGTATCAGCTAAGACCTCTACAATGGTCTCTCTATTCTTGGATGAGAAATGTAGTGAGAAAGAAAAAATAGCAACTATTCTTGTACATGACGGAGAATCAAAGCTTCCATTAAGTATCCCTACTTATGTAAAAACATTATATGCACAATACGAAACGGGCCCAAATGAAAAGGAATCAATATCCGTTAGGATCAATGAAGACGGTAGCTTCTCATTACCTATAGCCCAATCGGTTACTACACAGACACGATCAGTCACACGTGGAAGCGACAAAGACACAGGACATGACATCGAAGAAGATATACGATACAGCCAAGGAGTCGTCTACCACCCTAAAAAAGACTGGGGTACTATCATGTATGAAGATCAGTTCCCAATATTGGGTGACTATGATTTCAACGACTTCGTGATCAATTATAAAGTAAAGTTCAATGCATACAAGAAAAAAGGCAATGAGTATATGAGTGACTTGATGACAATCAAGCTACGTATAAAAGCTCGTGGTGGAATATATCTTTACTATCCTTATTTAAGACTTAAAGAAATTGATCAGAAGGATGTGGAAAGCGTCAAAATCACCGATCCTAAAACAACAGATAAGGAATTTGAAGTGAAATACATGGATAAAGAAAAATTCATTATTGACTGTAGTGACCTAATTCTCAATTTACCCCAACCTGCAGGAAGCCGATACTTCAATGTTGAAAAGACTGCTTTAGTAGATACAGAAGAGTTGCCTGAATTTGAGATTGAAATCAAGCTCAACACAGCAAAGGAAGTAAAAGAGATATTGGAGGACGACGAATTCGACTTATATATAGCACGTAAAGACGGAGACAAAACTGAGATACATGCAAACGGTATTGAACCGGCATTTTATAAATATCCCTTCAATAATCCGGATTTATTGCCGGTATATGAATCCGATGGAGATGAAGAAGACGACAACTATTACTTTAGTAAAGAACGCCTGATTTGGGGATTGAGAGTACCGGGTAACGTAGCTCATGCTATTGAAGCAGCCGATTTCCTGAAAGCTTATCCCGGATTCAAAAAATGGGCGACAAGCGGCGGTAAAAATGAACAAAATTGGTACGGTCAAGGTAATGCAGATAAGAGTCTGTTGATCTATAACGACTAA